From the Erpetoichthys calabaricus chromosome 12, fErpCal1.3, whole genome shotgun sequence genome, the window CGTACAgcatgaaggtccaagtctttagagtcctggggcttcctgtcttgctatatggttgtgaaacatggatgctatccagtgacctgagacgaagactggactcctttggtactgtgtctctttggagaatccttgggtaccattggtttgactttgtgtcaaatgagcggttgctcatggagtcctgaatgaggtacattacctgcattgtgagggagcgtcagttgcagcactacggccatgtggcgtgtttccccaagggtgatccagctcataagatcctcattgttggggacccgagtggctggaccagaccaaggggtcgcccaggGGCTCGAGCCATAAAAGACAGCAAACTGGCTGccaagcaacagatgttttatgttgatttatgtgtgaaactattgttttgtgtgctttgcagaaaactaaatttatttggaaaaatattcagccctcaaagagttgaaaacacaatggacaagcttcctcctgcctggttcctgtTTCAAAGACGTTTAATTGAggacaagatttctttctttaattatatttCGTATTTACTTTCTACcacaaacctaaaaaaaaaaatgagttctGCATTTCGCAACTATGAAATCGGCAACAAAACTAATTACACTGTCAGTTTAACGGaattacagtggtgccttggtttgtgaGTATAATTTGTTCTGGAAACATGCTCGTAATctaaagcactcatatatcaaactGAATTTtaccataagaaataaaggaaactcagatgattcattttaaaacccaaaaatatttatattttgtactaatcatttttatatgaagtaaaaatacatcaaacaaattaacctgcactttacctttgaaaagaatcgtggctggtgtgagggagacaagagagaggagaggaggaggaacgttattgtgtaggacgactttcactctaacgaACGGAATCAAtgctatctgttggctcgctggaatcttcttcttttttgcaactttaacaaggaacctatccaatgacagttacTTTTTCCTTAAgtgtcactacacttggacacaaaattaaaaaaatgcattacgcACTGTAAACTTTCTGAACTTTTTTGGGATTCCTCCCCAACGGGACGACGTgcagaagagcatcccgaagcaaccgcaggctcccagtgctgtagcagtttgctgcaaaggcgaatctgaaaagattgcaGTTGTGCTATAAGCGCCTACCATTGatgagtgatgcaaggaacattataaatgcagggcacagtgtTACTTGGCCATTAACTTGGCCCTGATCCTGCCTGATTCCTGTGTCtatgtataggagagcggtagatcacgctacaataaccgtgctcttcctgtttcaagctgaatagaagctggttttgctaaagtactgagactcagcttcgtgttttggggtgcaagacatggACTCGCACGTTatagcacacacacgtggtcaccatgctatagtaaacagtatacgctcgtacggatgttgactatatgagtgaggcacgatgtctgagaccgagcatgggagacaattacccacaatcccgtgGAGAGAGAcgaaccatcggctcagttgtgatcacgtgactctcgacagacaaagcgtatatacgtactactcgtatttcaagacctcgctcgtttatcaagttaaaatttatcaaaacattttagctcgtcttgcaagacactcgcagaccaagttactcgtaaTCCAAGGTTCTACTGTACTTGGCTGTTTCCCTTATCAATAATGTTAATAACCTTATCGAGTGTTAAGAATCTGTGTTAAAAAATGCACCATTTTTCAACTTCACTTTGTTGTCCCAAAACACAGAAGGAATGTTTGTTAAAAACCACAATATCTCCCACTTTGACGTGGAAATGTTCTGTGAGTTTTAAAgtcttctgtttctctttgtaTCCCTCCGCCTGCAATTGTAAGCTGCTGGGGTAgacattgttattttaaaatttgcaaaTAAACTTAGCAATGTAAGATTCTGAGAGAAATAAATGTATAACATGATGGTGTAAAAATAATGTGGTGGTGTTAAATTATTATAGTAATTGGGGAGGGATTCCGTGCATGATGACCACCGTAAACGATTAAACCGATAAGCAAGTGATGACCAACTGAAATACAGAGAGGACGGGGCAGTAGCTCTGCACACATCAAGGTCTGTAGCAAATAAAATGCTACAGGAATTatgttttaattgaaatttaaCTCATGAGAACCACTCACATTCACTTTTTCTGGTTTATTCTTTTTacagattaatattttttcccAAGACATTCTACTACTTAATAAGGCAAGCTTCTTTCCAGATGTATATGGCGGCAGCGATGGGAAACTGGAGAAGTAGGCCCAGTTTTGGTCTCCCGTTTTGATGTTGCCATTGTGGATCCTCAACATCAGTTATGACAGAAAGAAAGACCCCATGGGTAACCCCTTATGATTCACAGAGAAGTTCACACTGGTGACATTTTGTTGCATTGCGTGCAACTGACGTGTATACATTCAACCCCCACTTAATTAAGCCAGAGAGGACTGTCCAACAGTCTTCCCCGACTGGCCAGCAGCGTACAGTTTTTCTCGTCTGTGAATGCGCTTGTGTGCTTTAAGGCTCACCAAGTGACTGTAGGCCTTCCCACATTCTGTGCAACTAAAgggcttctccccagtgtgaatgCTCTGGTGCGTCTTAACACTCATCAAGTGCCCAAAGGTCTTCCCGCACTCGTTGCAACTGTAGGGCTTCTCTCCCGTATGGACTCTCAGGTGTCCTTTAAGGTGCTCTGGTCGGCTGAAGGTCTTTGGGCACTCTGGGCAGCTGtagggcttttctccagtgtgaacccTTAGGTGCCTCTTCAGGTGCTCCGAGCGGCTAAAGGTCTTTTTGCAGGCCGTGCACGAATATGGCTTCACGCCTGAGTGAATCCTCTGGTGTTTTCGAAGGTAGGACATTTTTGTGAAGGTCTTCCAGCATTCAGTGCAGCTGTAAAGTTCATAGCGTGAATAATATCCATTGGGTTTCTGATGGCTGTCAGTTTGCTGGATGCTCTTTTCGTAGTTTTCTGTGTTGCTACCAGTCTGATGGGGATTAAACTTCTCATTTGTCACCTCCACATTTGGGGTCTTCTCCTGCTCCACCCGCTCCATCTTAACTGAAGAAGAGGAGACCTTCACTTCTGGTAACTCTCTTTTAACGTGGAGGGGTGCCCATGCCATTTCACCCTGTACAAGATCATGGATGCCCGTTTCACtaccatcctcctcctcctcaccaaGCTCAGAGCTCTCCTCTGGTGCACTGTCTCCATCTTCAGAAGAGTCCAGAGAGACCGTCACGCTGTACTCCTTGCCAAAGACACACTCTTCTTCGACAGGAGGGAACTCATTGAGATGGGGGACAGCGGGCtcttctttttcagttgttgctgcaacaacaaaaaaaatcacattagacATTAGTCAAAATTACACGTGGTatattaagaaatttaaaatacattggaTTTAATTAGTTTACCACCATATTTAACCTTTCAttcaaagagaaacaaaaagaaaaggagagaatttCATACTCTAGGACAAAGGGAAAAATAAGATATCCACAGAAAATCTGCAACATCAGATATGGCATGGACttaaatcatttatttcattaaCACCAGAAACTGACGTCTAATGTGGCGATTGGTTGAAGAAAAAACCTGCGAGCACTGCGGCCTCAAGTCTGGAGACCTTTACTATCATATAAAGCCCCcatcacactacacaactttCTCAGTCAGACAGATTTTCAGTCAGACTTCAATTATAGTACCTtctgaaaatattcagaccccatcACCTTTTTTCACATTTCCTTTCTACCTTCCACCATCATTTACATTCGCTTCCTTCATCGAGCAACCCTGAATCCTCTGGATTGACAAAGTGataacaggattttagaaatttttgcaaatatattaaagataaaaactgaaatatcctattgaaacaagcattcagaccctttggtaTGACACCTAAAATACGGCTCTGATCCACATATTCTCTCCTAGAAAGTACTGAAGGAGAAGGTCCAACCATTAGTCTGTGAtctgaattttgaagaagttggaatactttctgaatccacatttagaagaaattcaaaaatgtttattttttttttttaccctaccTTTAAAACACTTAAAGGTTTGTAGACCATTTTCTGTTTAATGTGACCCATCCAAATCAAAATGTAGTTTGAAAGGATCTGCCAAGGAAGAAGGGGGTAAACTGCCCAAAATCCTGGtgtgcaaagctggtagagacttacccaagaagccTCAAAGCAGGAATTGCTGCCAAATAGGCACTGAATGAATGGACTGAATACTGATACGAACAAGAGCTTTCACGACGCTGaacttaccatgtaattacctgtataattacagagtaactactttgtacttactgtgtaatacagtagagaaaagccaagcaaaatgacaccttttattagctaactaaaaagattacaatatgcaagctttcaaggcaactcaggccccttctaattacattttgcctgaagaaggggccggagttgcctcgaaagcttgcatatagtaatctttttagttagccaattaaaggtgtcattttgcttggcttttctctacattcataatggctaacacggtacaacaccctagtactactgtgtaatacagtgtaatgGTATAATAAAGTACTCAATAATAATTGTTATTCAAATTTTTATAAGTACGTATGTATATAAATTGTGAAATAATGTTTACAACTGAGTACCTAATTATAGCgttacactgtattacacagtaagtacaaggtaataacactTAGTAACTgtgtaattatacaggtaattaaaTGTTAAGTTCAGCGTAATTAAGGACacttaatctaaagtgataccgctgtatttactttattgttaGGCAAAACAGCATatttaagcattttaaaattaaaactacaaaacaataaaatgtgcagaaactgaaggggtcttaatattttgaatccactgtaaatattCTACTAGTGCAAGGGCTCTCAAGTTCAGTGCTGGGGGTCCCCAATGGTTGCAATGTATCATcttaaccagtttcctccttAAATTGGATTCCTACATTAGTTAAGCAAGATGCTAATTCCtatttcaccccccccccccccccccccccaatattatGTTTATGATAAATTTTTTTTCAATGATGTAGAAGTGTGGTGTACACCTTATTAGTGCATGATCCTAACTCTGTaaacctgtctctctctctgatgtaAGAAAGTGTATGTGCTATATAGATAAgagttcatttttgcttttttaatattttgttatttttaagccaTAATACACATACTGAGATACCAACTGCTAAATGGCAGTAACTATGATTTGCTCTGGTACCTACTCTAGTCATCATCGTCAGTATTTAGACAGAGTTAAGACAGCAAACTCCATagtaaaatgtgaattaaaaaactAATCAAAAGTGGGTATGgttaacctttataatgcactaataAGGACTCCCCCTGAGTACTGttttcaattttggtctccatattactatatatatatatatatatatatatatatatatatacagtcatatgaaaaagtttgggaacccctctctgcATAATAatcgactctcctttcaacaaaaaagatgacagtggtatgtctttcatttcctaggaccatctgagtactgcggtgttttctgaacaaagatttttagtgaagcagtatttagttgtatgaaattaaatcaaatgtgaaaaactggttgtgcacatatgtgggtccccttgtcattttgatGATTTGagtgcctgtcactgctcaatgctgattacttacaacaccaaattggttggatgagctcattaagccttgaacttcgtagaccggtgtgtccaatcatgagatataaaggtatttaaggtggtcaattgcaagttgtgcttccttccctgtgactctcctctgaagagtgatagcatgggatcctcaaagcaactctcaaaagatctgaaagcaaagattgttgagtctcctggtttaggggaaggcaataaaaagccatctcagaggtttaaactgtcagtttcaactgtaaggaatggaatcaggaaatggaaggccacaggcacagttactgttaaacccagcaggtctggcaggccaagaaaaatacaggagtggcatatgagcaggattgtgagaatggttacagacaacccacagatcacctccaaagacctgcaagaacatcttgctgcagatggtgtgtctgtgcatcgttctacaattcagtgcaatttgcacaaagaacatctgtatggcagggtgatgagaaagaagccctttctgcactcacactacaaacagagtctcttgttgtatgccaatgctcatttagacaagccagattcattttggaacaaagtgctttggactgatgggatacaaattgagttatttggtcaaaacaaatgcatggcagaagaagaacaccgcattccaagaaaaacacctgctacctactgtcaaatttgttgCAGTTCCATCacactgtggggctgtgtggctagttcagggactggggcccttgttaaagttgagggtcggatgaattcaacccagtatcaactaATTCTtctggataatgttcaagcatcagtcacaaagttgaagttacacaggggttggatattccaacaacacaatgacccaaaacacagttcgaaatctacaaaggcattcatgcagagggagaagtacaatgttctggaatggccgtcacagtcccctgacttgaatatcttcgaaaatctatgggatgatttgaagcagactgtccatgctcggcagccatcaaattgaactgaactggagagattttgtatggaaaaatggacagaaatacctccatccagaatccagacactcatcacaggctataggaggacagcgtctagaggctgttagattagcaaaaggaggctcaactaagtattgatgaatatctctgttggggtgcccaaatttatacacctgtctaattttgttatgatgcatattgcatattttctgttaatccaataaacgcaatgtcactgctgaaatacgactgtgtccataaggcatgtcaaatattaaaaggaagttgctactttgaaagctcagccaatgagaaacaaaaatccaaacaatcAAGAGGGGTTCccacactttttcatatgactgtgtatatatatatatatatgtgtgtgttacatagtttactgtcaaataatgcagagtacgcgacacatgtttcacccttatttgggctcatcaggtgtacacactccactgcacccctcgTGGGGTTCAAACCTCAGATGTCAGCGTTAGAGGTGATGCCCCTTTACACTGCGTCACAGCATATGGTTCATTTATTACACAGCATGGAGactggagtaattacattcatagtatTCGTAGTCTGAGACCtgatctgactgtatgggtggttgcattatttgacagtaaactatgtaacattccatgatctgcttgtCACAACTGAGAAGggcatggcagatgtttgccgactggcagacctaccacatgcattacctggtaggtaaccacccatacaatcagatcgggcctcagactatgaatgctgtgaatatatatcaccactagaaatatacatttttaacagtTAATTTACCACTGGAGCTTTTTTGGCATGTACAGGTTGcattcccacatcccaaacacagCATTGTGTTCCAAATGAGATCCATGGTTGGATGCCAGTGTGGACTTCAAGACGGCCTGGTGACTCATCCTGGTTTGGCGTCTGTCTCACATCCTAATGCCACCAGAATTGCCGCCCAAACCCTCCCCTACTGACCCATGACTGCACTCAACAGTTTTCAAGTTATATTACAATCAGTCAATTTAAGTTGCACATGAGTTTAACATGAGGAAGATCACCTGTGACAGCTGTCGTGAAAATGCTCAAACCAGGCTTTGAACTCAGAATTCTGGGGCTGTGAGGCAGATTTTCTAACTAGCTAACAGGATCTTCCCAAAATGAGTGTAGCTGTTCTCAATTTAATTTGTACATCCCTCAATATATTGGCAAATTTCCTAAAGgatatgaacaaacaaacaaaaaatagtaatgcattttaagtATCTTATGCTAATATTCAAATAGCTTTGATCctactcattattattattattagcagtagtagtagtagtaataatagtattcCTCTGGCTATTTTGAGTCGCTTTCAAGCCCGACTgatgccattgttttaaccttggctATTCTCTATTTACATTCCgctgaaaaatgtaatgaggCAGGTCTGCGCATGCGTACTGTGGGCAGCCCCTCGTCCTGTCGGTTTTTATGGCAAATACCGCAAAGCATGTGGTGCAAAAGTCTTTTCACGACAACAGGCGATGCGGCGCTTTCGAAGCCctcatatttatcttttttattagcTTTGGTTTATGAATACGAAGAAAAGCCAATGCTTACTATGCGCAGCTGCCCCTTTATCGGGCACAAAAATGCTGCCAATTTGATCCCAGCCGTGGACTAAGATGGACAGATCACCGGTGACCTCCGAGGCTTCTACTATGTCCTGGTGATGGGGGTCGCTCCTGGCGTGGACCATCTCGCTGTTCACCAATGGCAGGACCCGCAGCCTCTCCTCCTCGTTTTCCTTCTCGTAGAAACTTACAGGAGGCTCGCAGTTTCTCTCGGGGCAGTGCGCTTCGGCGGAGTTCAGGTATTCCCGCACCGCTTTCAGCTTGCTCCGCGAGATCTCCAGCCCCAGCTTGAGGCATTCGATTTCGTTCTCTTTGCCCAGAATGTCGAGCTGGAAATCGGCAAACCTCTTGTCCACCACATCCGTGAACTCGGACATGATAAAATCCACGGCCGCCTTCACTGCTTCCTCAATAACGTAAAGAAAGTCGTTCTCGTACTTGCCACCATGTCTCCACACCCCATTTCCATGTGAGTCGCTCGCCCTTTGCACGAGTTTATATTCGCAATCCATAAAGTTGGAGAATGTGTTTAGAATAGACTCCGATGTGGCTTTCACGGTCTGCTGGATGGTGGTGGCAATCTGTTCTTTCAGCATGCAGGCAGAAATCCCGCCTTCCATCTTGTCTGCCTTTTCTGCATTGAGGTGGGGGGCGACTTGTCCGCACCGCGCAGTCAGCAGAGGCGCCCCGCTGTGGGACCAAGAGGCAACGGCGAGCTCATCTGGAGATGCAAAGCAGGGGCTGCCAGTTAAAACGGGgggaaaaaaaggtaaaatcGGCCTCGctttaattaaataaaggaaatcttTAAAATTTGAAGAAAGGGTTTTATGCAAGTAAAGcttctttaattaaaaacaacacaattcatgaaaaaaacatattaatagAATGTCACATTGCTTATTATCCCTTTGTTAATAACGTACAGTACATGTACATCAAAAATATATtatacttaaatatacagtatatataagataCTTTAAACACGATTGTcaactttcttttaaataatttattaatatgttcatatttcaatttttgatcaAAACTGTATCAGTAATGCACCatattaatcacattaataagtGATACCTCGAAAGCATCCTTGTACTACTGACATTGCTATCCAAGCTCTCCAAGAATGGATTTCAGACATAACGGTCTTGGTCTCGTGAACAGCGCCTTAAAGATGCCATACATAACGGAATACTTAAAAAGCATCCCACATCCAACAGCTTGATCTCCAGATATTTTGTTTCCCATGCCCGCAGGTGTAGTGTTCCCCGATTTCGCATTCACACACATTTACTCGAGCTGAAATTGTTGCAAAAAGAACCTTTGCACATGCGCGAAAATTCGCCGGCCCCGCCCCTTTACCGCCACAATTAAAGCGAGCGAATGCGTCTGTTATGACGAGCCGAGTTAACATTAAAACAAACTTCAAAGTAAATTTTAAGATCCCTAGAAATACGTTACGATACCTTAACAAGAAATATAGATATATTGCCTA encodes:
- the LOC114663018 gene encoding zinc finger protein 184-like; translation: MEGGISACMLKEQIATTIQQTVKATSESILNTFSNFMDCEYKLVQRASDSHGNGVWRHGGKYENDFLYVIEEAVKAAVDFIMSEFTDVVDKRFADFQLDILGKENEIECLKLGLEISRSKLKAVREYLNSAEAHCPERNCEPPVSFYEKENEEERLRVLPLVNSEMVHARSDPHHQDIVEASEVTGDLSILVHGWDQIGSIFVPDKGAAAHTTTEKEEPAVPHLNEFPPVEEECVFGKEYSVTVSLDSSEDGDSAPEESSELGEEEEDGSETGIHDLVQGEMAWAPLHVKRELPEVKVSSSSVKMERVEQEKTPNVEVTNEKFNPHQTGSNTENYEKSIQQTDSHQKPNGYYSRYELYSCTECWKTFTKMSYLRKHQRIHSGVKPYSCTACKKTFSRSEHLKRHLRVHTGEKPYSCPECPKTFSRPEHLKGHLRVHTGEKPYSCNECGKTFGHLMSVKTHQSIHTGEKPFSCTECGKAYSHLVSLKAHKRIHRREKLYAAGQSGKTVGQSSLA